The Gossypium hirsutum isolate 1008001.06 chromosome D07, Gossypium_hirsutum_v2.1, whole genome shotgun sequence genome includes the window tatatatataaagcagcTCAGCAAGTTCTATTAAGAGCTGATGGACGATAAAGACAATAATATATTGACATCCCACTATTATATGTCCATAAACTATAAAATAACTGTAAAGAAGATAAGAGGCTTAATAAGTTCAGAAAAATCAAAACCCGACATACAAAGACCTTTTGCCACTAATCTcgctatatacatatatatatgttagatcATATACCAAAACAAATAAGGCATTCTCAGTTCTTCAAGTTCTTCATAGATTGAAACTAGAATTTAAAACCAATAAGCAATTCTTTAAGACTACAATGCACAGCTGAAATCAAATGTTTTCCACACAATCCAAGACGGTTTCAATTACTGGAAAAAGGGACTAAAAAGAATACATTCTTCCCAATCTTGCAGCTAATCTTTAATCAAGTAAAAGCTAATTCACAACATAATAATTGACATGTAGTCCACCATAGTTAAATTAGCCCTTCATTAGTGTTTAAGACACTTATCCTGCTAATGATATACTATTCTAAGccattaaaatgtaaaaattacaaaCTCGAGCAACTATTTGGCCAAGATCCTCATCAAAAACACATTTGATCTCAATTGCCAATAAAAATCTTAAATTCCAAACCAAATTAAGAAGCTGAATTGGTGTGAATAAAAAAGTAAGCAATTTTGAGGAGGTAAAAAAGAGAATTTACCTTGTAACCTTCAATTCCAAACTGGAACAGCTTGATTCCATTagactttaaaaattcattgtTGGCTTCTGAGTATGGTTCAGGACACAAATATCTAaacatttaaacaaaaataaaaaaaaagacccTTTCACTCAAAAGTTCAAAAATTTGCATGTAAAAAGCATATTATTAAAGGAACAAACTTGAAGAGGAAGGGGACTTACATAATGGAACGAAGACGAAGTGTTTGAAGAAAAGAGAAGTTGGCAGAATCAGGGAAACCTGACCTGAAAATGCCATTGTCAACCATAGCAAAGTTCAAAGGAGGGATCAAGTTAAGTTCATCCTGTGACATGACCGGCGACGACATGTCGACGACTCGGTCAACGGTGGAAACGACTTCCGTGGCTCTGCACATCTCTTGGTTCCCTTTTTGGTGCTGGTTTTGGATCAGCTCGGTTGTTGTTGCAGTGTCGTCTTtcatgaaatatataaatatatgtatataaagttATGAAGAAAGAGAAAGAGGGTATGGGATCAAAGGGGAATGTGCTTTTTTGGGTAAGGGATGATTCTGACTTGGGTTACAAGGTGATGGAGGCaactgttaaaaaaaaaaaaaccttggggATGGTGAAGGCAAGATGAGGATTAAAATGGGGGAGGTTAAGGGTGATTGGAAATTGGGGTGATGAACATGGTTTATTTATATAAATCCAAATCGGAGTTTTTTTTTAGTGAGAAATTTTAGTGCAAAAATGGAGACAGAATATGAGGGACCAGAGGTGGCAAGAAAGAAAGAACGTAATTGTTTATAATTATGGACTGAGTCCCTAGTATATAAAAGATATTGATTTTAGTCCTTAATGGTCTAAAATGATCATATTTTGGTGTTTAAATTGACTTTTTTGAagatattttcaatatttttagatatatgtttggttttttgaaagtaaatttgaaaaataaaaatgattagaaATGAACTCGTCTTTTAAGAGgtgtaattaaattattataataaatatattaactaAAGCTTGATATATTTAATAGTATTAGACATTTTTTAAAGTTGGCATAATGGTCAAGTTTGGGTTCAAAGCTCCACCTAATTGGATGGATAATCCTCCTCATCaccaattttaataattttatgacacccaaaaataacttaattttactaattaaaaattatattatattattattattttttgaaacaaatatattatattatattattatttataaacaaTAAAATGGGGTCAAACATGAATACCTCAACTTGGTGTCTATGTTATCTTTATAAGTTAAACTTGaagttttgtttaattaatttatagAATTCCCAAGTTAATATTTACTAAATATGTCATAGCTAACATTGGGTAAAAGTGAAGATAGTATGAAatggaataaattttaaaacaataggGGGAATTATGAAAAGAAAAGGGTGGAGGGTAAAGGAAATAAAGAGAAGATTCTAAAGAATATGCTTTGCCCTTTGCCTTGGATTTGGGGTtgaaagagagggagagagacaAAAAAGGAATATTCCACCCAAAGTTTTGCCTCTTCACTTTCCTCCCTTCTTTTTCATCCCCTACCCCCTCAATTctcacaaattttataaaataaccactcaattatttatttttctttttatcaatagttgtaacttttaaaattgacataataacaactttaatcTTAATTCTGAAAAatctaaccctcaacatttatacattgtgtaatttgattttttttacagttttatttttctttgtaaccATTTTAGCTAAAAAGAAATTTATCAGCTCAATTTGGttgaaaatataaaacaaatggaaatagtaaaaaatccaagataatttttttaaatattttctcattcttttaaaattaaccctcaatgtcacaaaaaaaagtaaaattgagAAAAGAAGACCAAATtatagaatgtgtaaatattgagggttaaatttttttaatcaagacttaattgatataatttataaatgttgaatgttaaagttactattatgttaattttaaaagcCGTCATTGTTAGCTAACTGGTGCAAAACAAAAAGTTGAATATTGTgcgactattttgtaacttttcataggggttgtcaaaaaaagaaatttacttataattaaatgattattttataacttttcgtAATTTGATGATCAAAAAATTTTACTAATGATTGGATGACTACTAATACAGTTTAccctatatattattattttgtccaCTAATTTCAACTTTACTAATATGGGGGGGGGTTTAatcatgttatttttaaaatattacttaCGAACGAGTGATAGTGTTTTACCCTTATTTGTGGATATTTTAACTCCACTGAG containing:
- the LOC107954049 gene encoding tyrosine-protein phosphatase DSP1, with the protein product MKDDTATTTELIQNQHQKGNQEMCRATEVVSTVDRVVDMSSPVMSQDELNLIPPLNFAMVDNGIFRSGFPDSANFSFLQTLRLRSIIYLCPEPYSEANNEFLKSNGIKLFQFGIEGYKEPFVNIPQDTIREALKTLLDVRNHPVLIHCKRGKHRTGCLVGCLRKLQRLCLSSIFDEYQRFAAAKARVSDQRFMELFDVSSLKHLPMSFSCLKR